A region of the Clostridium sp. AN503 genome:
AGGCTTTCATCAGTAAGAAGTGCGAAGGGCTGATGGCAGAACCTCAGAATGCCGCTATCACCCGTGTGGACGGCGCTTTCCAGATCACTCCGGGAGTCAGCGGCAAGGTGGTGGATATCGCAGCTACCGGCAAAGCGATCAATGAAGCCCTGGAGGAGCCGGATACGGACGCCCTGACTGTAAAGGCAGTTGTGGCAGTCAAGGAGCCGGATATCACAGAGGAGCAGCTTTCCACGATCAGCGATGTGCTGGGAACGTGCTCCACGGATTTCAGCAGCAGCGGCGCTTCCCGGTCCAAGAACCTTGCCAACGGCGCGGGGAAGATCAACGGACATGTGCTGATGCCGGGAGAGACCCTGTCGGGTTACGAGTGCATGCACCCGTTCACTACGGCGAACGGCTACTACACGGCTGCGGCTTATGAAAACGGACAGGTGGTAGACAGCGTGGGCGGCGGAGTATGCCAGATCGCGACTACCCTGTACAATGCGGCGCTCCGGGCGGAGATGGAGATCACCCAGCGTCAGAACCACTCCATGATCGTCACCTATGTGAAGCCGTCCATGGATGCGGCGATCGCAGGTACTTACAAGGATATCAAGATTACGAACAATTACAGCACTCCGATCTATGTGGAGGGCTATACCGAGGGCAGGACCCTTACCTTTACGATCTATGGCAAGGAGACCCGCCCGGCCAACCGGAAAGTAGAGTATATTTCTGAGACGTTGAGCGTATATGATCCGGGAGCGCCGGAGCAGAGGGTGGACAATTCACTGCCGCCGGGAGCCAGCCGTCGTGTGCAGTCAGCGCACAGAGGGATGAAGTCCAGGCTGTGGAAGGTTGTGACCGTGGACGGCGTGGAGACAGAGCGCACTCTGCTCCATACGGATACCTACAATGCGTCCAAAGCGATCGTGCTTGTAGGGCCGACAGCCGCTCCTGCGCAGCCGGCAGAAACTCCGGCAGCAGTCCAGCCTGAACAGACCGCTCCGGTTCCAACGGAACCGGCAGTAGTGGAAGGGATCAATGGAGGCCCTGGCGTGACAGCCCCGGCTCCAGCCCCGACTGAGGCAGCCGCTCCGGTACAGACCGAAGCCGCGCCTCCGGCTCCGGCACCAGAGGCTCGCAGCGCCCGCCCCGGCTCCAGAAGCGCCGGCGCCCGCTCCGGAAGCTCCGGCTCCGGATGCACCTGCGGCATAAAGCAGCATAAAGATGGAGATACAAATGTATGATGCGGAAAATTGAACGTGAGAACTCCGGCGGCCTGCGGGCTGGTCAGGATCTGGTGGTGGCCGGTTTTGCAGGACAGATGGGGAGCGCTATTATCGCAGCCGCAAAGAGGCAGGAGCTCCTTGCGTGGTTTTCCGCCGAATACCTGGATACGATAGAACCGGCAGATTACATCAGTGGCGAAGGGCAGCGGCGGGGGCTGGAGTTCTGGTCCGCTTTTGGCGCTGCGGAATGTGAACCGGTGGGGGAAGGCGGGATACTTACCGCGATCTGGAACCTGACGGGAGCATATGAGACCGGCGTGGCATTTTCCCTGCGAAAGATTCCGGTCAGGCAGGAGACCATAGAGATCTGCGAACGATTTGAACTGAATCCGTACAGGCTCTACAGCCCGGGATGTTATCTGCTGACAGCGGAGAACGGCGGACAGTTGGCAGACAAGCTGGCAGAGCAGCAGATCCCGGCCCAGGTCATTGGAAAAGTGAACCACGGTATCGCGCGGGAGATGAAGGTGCAGGACGACTGGGGGTTCCTGGAGCGTCCGCAGCCTGACGAGATCTACAAAGTAATACCGGATTTCCAGGTCAGGTAGCACAAAGATGGTCCTGGAGCTCCGGACATAATAAGAATGAAGTGGCTTCCCACCGGGAAGTCATTATCATATATTAAATGTAACGGTTCAGGGCGCCATTTTCTTGACCGGTTACTATAAAATAACGAGGAGGCAATCTATTATGAGAGAGAAAATTTTGGCAGTTATCGAAAAGAACAGCAGAATCGACATCCATGACCTGGCGATTCTTTTAGGGGAAAGTGAAGCCGCGGTCGCCAACGAGATTGCCGACATGGAAAAAGAGCATATCATCTGTGGCTACCATACCCTGATCAACTGGGACAACACCAGCGAGGAAAAGGTAAACGCTCTGATCGAGGTCAAGGTCACCCCTCAGCGCGGCATGGGATTTGACAAGCTGGCGGAACGGATCTACCAGTACAGTGAGGTGAATTCCCTGTACCTGATGGCAGGAGCATTTGATTTCATGGTCATCATTGAGGGCAAGACCATGCGCCAGGTGGCTCAGTTCGTCTCCGACAGGCTGGCTCCGCTGGATTCTGTTTTAAGCACGGCAACCCATTTTGTTTTAAAAAAATATAAGGACCACGGCACTGTTTTAAGCGACGAGATCCAGGATGAAAGGATGCTGATTACACCGTGAGAAATCCATTAAGTGATAAGATCGTTGCGATTCCGCCGTCCGGGATCCGCAAATTTTTTGATATTGTAAGTGAGATGAAGGATGCAATCTCCCTGGGCGTAGGCGAGCCGGATTTTGACACGCCCTGGCATATCCGGGAGGAGGGCATCTATTCCCTGGAAAAAGGGCGTACCTTCTATACGTCCAATGCGGGGCTTAAGGAATTAAAAGTTGAGATACATAATTATCTGCGCCGCAGGTGTGATGTGACCTATGATGCGGATACGGAGATCATGGTGACAGTGGGCGGCAGCGAAGCCATAGATATCGCTATGAGGGCTATGATCAACCCTGGGGATGAGGTATTGATCCCCCAGCCCAGCTATGTATCCTATCTGCCCTGCGCAGTGCTGGCAGACGGCGTACCGGTGGTGATCGAGCTGGAGGAGAAGGACCAGTTCCGCCTGACCCCGGAAAAACTTCTGGAGAAATTGACTCCCAAGTCCAAGATCCTGGTGCTCCCATTTCCAAACAACCCTACTGGAGCGATCATGGAGCGCGAAGATCTGGAAAAGATCGCAAAGATCGTGGAGGAACGTGATCTGTTTGTGATCTCCGATGAGATTTACGCGGAACTGACCTATGGAGCGGAGAAGCATGTATCGATCGCGTCTCTTCCTGGTATGAAGGAGCGGACAGTCCTGATCAACGGATTTTCCAAGGCCTATGCTATGACCGGCTGGCGGCTGGGTTATGCCTGTGCGCCGAGCGCGATCTTGAGCCAGATGCTCAAGATCCACCAGTATGCGATCATGTGTGCGCCGACTACCAGCCAGTATGCGGCGGTGAGCGCGCTGCGTGACGGTGACGCCGATGTGCAGCATATGCGGGAGTCCTACGACCAGAGGCGCCGTTATCTGATCCATGCTTTTGAGGAGATGGGGCTGGAGTGCTTTGAACCGTTGGGGGCATTTTACATGTTCCCCAGCATTAAGCGGTTTGGGATGACTTCAGACGAATTTGCAACCCGTCTTTTACAGGAGGAGAAGGTTGCTGTAGTTCCTGGTACGGCTTTTGGCGATTCTGGAGAAGGGTATCTGCGCGTGTCCTATGCGTATTCTTTAAAGAGCTTAAAGGAAGCTTTGGGAAGGATCGAACGATTTGTGAACCGGCTGGATGGGAAAGCATAGAGATTCAGGGGTTTTAAAGAAAGAATGAGTACTGCCCGGTACGGCGCGTTTTACAGCGGCGTGTGCCGGGCGGTTTTATTGATGAATGGTTATATTATGGAGAACTGTCATATTATGAAGAATTGCGGAGGTTATCTGAGATGAATGTTGTTTTATACGAGCCGGAAATGCCGCTCAATACAGGCAATATCGGCCGCACCTGTGTGGCGACCAACACCAGGCTGCATTTGATCGAGCCGTTGGGTTTTAAGCTGAATGAAAAGGCGATTCACCGGGCTGGGCTGGATTACTGGGACAAGCTGGATGTGACGGTCTATAGTGACTTCGGGGATTTCCTGCAGAGGAATCCAGGGGCAAAGATCTATATGGCGACTACCAAAGCGCCGAAGGTGTATACGGAGGCTTCCTATGAACCGGATTGCTATCTGATGTTCGGCAAGGAGAGCGCGGGCATTCCGGAGGAGATCCTGGTAGAGCACAAGGAGGACTGCGTGCGGATCCCCATGTGGGGGGATATCCGGTCGTTGAATCTGGCGAACTCCGTGGCGATTGTGTTGTATGAAGCGCTGAGGCAGAATGGGTTTGAGAAGATGAGGCTGGAGGGGCATCTGCACAGGCTGGAGTGGAAGGATTGATCACAGTTCAGCGCGGGGGAGTTGGTTGGAGGGCGGGAGCTCGGGGCTGAACTGTAATTGATTAGCAGTAGGTGAGAAAATTTTACAGCAAAACATTGTAAAAGGGGGTTGAATTTTAAGTTGGCATATGCTAATATATAAATAGTTAGCAGCAACTAACTACATGTGAATATTCTATACATTTCAAATGCCAGATCCATCTGACCCGTGGAACGGCAAAAAGACTCAACTCCTATGAAAAACCGCCCTGTCTCGCAAACAGGGCGGTTTTTTATAGTAAATAATTGTTTTTACGATTTGCAGCAATAAAATCAATCAGTTTGTATGTTGCGTATCCGCCAATAACCAACGGTTCCCTATCGCAAAGTTCTTTTGCTTCCTCCCGGCTTTCCACTTTCAAGATATACATACCTGCTACTCCTGGATACCCTTTAAACACACCACAGATTTCCAGTTTGCCTTCATCATCCAAATTTCTTATGTTTGCAACATGTTATATCCCGAAAAATTAATCCATCGCATTGCGCATGAATGGGAGCTTCTACTTGTTTCATAAGTGTGATAGTCAGGCAGCAAGTGGTCTGACATGGTGGATTAGGTCAATATGACTAGACTGATCAGTTCTTCTCCGCCATAAAGTTCGCAAAGAT
Encoded here:
- a CDS encoding VanW family protein produces the protein MKKWNILGGMAVMTMAMLAATPVYAKETTIPEGIFVGDFSLGGMTEEEAGKEIQNYVNDMADRKVTLDIDGELAETTAKALGFAWSNLDAVSEAAEHAVGGNLIQQYMGLKDLEKEPVHIPLETSVDEAKVEAFISKKCEGLMAEPQNAAITRVDGAFQITPGVSGKVVDIAATGKAINEALEEPDTDALTVKAVVAVKEPDITEEQLSTISDVLGTCSTDFSSSGASRSKNLANGAGKINGHVLMPGETLSGYECMHPFTTANGYYTAAAYENGQVVDSVGGGVCQIATTLYNAALRAEMEITQRQNHSMIVTYVKPSMDAAIAGTYKDIKITNNYSTPIYVEGYTEGRTLTFTIYGKETRPANRKVEYISETLSVYDPGAPEQRVDNSLPPGASRRVQSAHRGMKSRLWKVVTVDGVETERTLLHTDTYNASKAIVLVGPTAAPAQPAETPAAVQPEQTAPVPTEPAVVEGINGGPGVTAPAPAPTEAAAPVQTEAAPPAPAPEARSARPGSRSAGARSGSSGSGCTCGIKQHKDGDTNV
- a CDS encoding AIR synthase-related protein, which codes for MMRKIERENSGGLRAGQDLVVAGFAGQMGSAIIAAAKRQELLAWFSAEYLDTIEPADYISGEGQRRGLEFWSAFGAAECEPVGEGGILTAIWNLTGAYETGVAFSLRKIPVRQETIEICERFELNPYRLYSPGCYLLTAENGGQLADKLAEQQIPAQVIGKVNHGIAREMKVQDDWGFLERPQPDEIYKVIPDFQVR
- a CDS encoding Lrp/AsnC family transcriptional regulator, whose amino-acid sequence is MREKILAVIEKNSRIDIHDLAILLGESEAAVANEIADMEKEHIICGYHTLINWDNTSEEKVNALIEVKVTPQRGMGFDKLAERIYQYSEVNSLYLMAGAFDFMVIIEGKTMRQVAQFVSDRLAPLDSVLSTATHFVLKKYKDHGTVLSDEIQDERMLITP
- a CDS encoding aminotransferase class I/II-fold pyridoxal phosphate-dependent enzyme, which encodes MRNPLSDKIVAIPPSGIRKFFDIVSEMKDAISLGVGEPDFDTPWHIREEGIYSLEKGRTFYTSNAGLKELKVEIHNYLRRRCDVTYDADTEIMVTVGGSEAIDIAMRAMINPGDEVLIPQPSYVSYLPCAVLADGVPVVIELEEKDQFRLTPEKLLEKLTPKSKILVLPFPNNPTGAIMEREDLEKIAKIVEERDLFVISDEIYAELTYGAEKHVSIASLPGMKERTVLINGFSKAYAMTGWRLGYACAPSAILSQMLKIHQYAIMCAPTTSQYAAVSALRDGDADVQHMRESYDQRRRYLIHAFEEMGLECFEPLGAFYMFPSIKRFGMTSDEFATRLLQEEKVAVVPGTAFGDSGEGYLRVSYAYSLKSLKEALGRIERFVNRLDGKA
- a CDS encoding tRNA (cytidine(34)-2'-O)-methyltransferase, translated to MNVVLYEPEMPLNTGNIGRTCVATNTRLHLIEPLGFKLNEKAIHRAGLDYWDKLDVTVYSDFGDFLQRNPGAKIYMATTKAPKVYTEASYEPDCYLMFGKESAGIPEEILVEHKEDCVRIPMWGDIRSLNLANSVAIVLYEALRQNGFEKMRLEGHLHRLEWKD